In one window of Amblyomma americanum isolate KBUSLIRL-KWMA chromosome 9, ASM5285725v1, whole genome shotgun sequence DNA:
- the LOC144103352 gene encoding uncharacterized protein LOC144103352, with product MATSAQEVRGYEPEAMLWTSVPTTGDSNSTVTPKIRSQALLQAAARRSQDKAQMAAFGAAPAAGSSVGNVNAPATRATGSKDKAFLKWKPRPMPKPTPEDYVIVIKPRESVSLHEAFTETGYGTAISAYLGFKRARAISVLPSREQNLIIVHTPDIEAADQLIGDFAVNSDNGSIPLRGYLRQDGGNMCHGVIVVRNSDTTETLKDRVCWRAGTILEIWKFGTCNKSRITFAGKEKPRYVHYDNMVVSVRNYYKTIPACGQCGVVGHRADACPNLRSNTCGLCGFQASLVEGVRAPYNCVPRCSLCGGSHATNSRDCAAKFRTPKTKKKKTASKKKSRYLGPPGDQHGQEISNTENPTTGGAAKQPSKVSPPHGGLAKQSTETRGDTRAWVKAVKNGHQVGHWVLISQKRSVASFPNAQESA from the coding sequence ATGGCGACTTCCGCGCAAGAAGTGCGCGGCTACGAGCCTGAGGCGATGTTGTGGACCTCAGTGCCCACCACCggagattcaaattcgacggttactcccaaaattcggagtcaagctttgcttcaagcggctgcacgccgctcccaagacaaagcccagatggcggcgttcggcgccgccccggccgccggttcgtcggtcggaaacgtgaacgctcccgcgacgcgcgccacgggaagcaaggacaaggcgttcttgaagtggaagccgcgtccaatgcccaaaccgacacctgaagactacgtcatagttataaagcccagagagagcgtttctcttcacgaggcgttcacagaaaccggctacggcactgccatttcagcgtaCCTCGGGTTCAAACGGGCCCGCGCCATCTCCGTTCTACCCTCACGAGAGCAAAACCTCATCATTGTGCATACCCCGGACATCGAGGCGGCCGACCAGCTTATCGGGGACTTCGCAGTAAATTCCGACAATGGGTCGATCCCGCTTCGGGGTTACCTAAGACAAGACGGCGGCAACATGTGCCACGGCGTGATCGTGGTCCGTAACTCGGACACCACGGAAACTCTTAAAGACCGAGTGTGCTGGCGCGCCGGCACCATCCTGGAAATCTGGAAGTTCGGAACATGCAACAAATCACGCATCACTTTCGCGGGTAAGGAGAAGCCCCGTTACGTACATTATGACAACATGGTCGTCTCTGTGAGAAACTACTACAAAACTAtcccggcgtgcggccagtgtggggtcgtcgggcatcgcgctgatgcgtgtccaaacctgcgatcgaacacctgtggactctgcggattccaagcttcgctagtggagggggtgcgggctccttacaactgtgttccccggtgttctctgtgcggtggctcccatgccaccaactctcgtgactgtgcagcaaaattccgcacacccaagacgaaaaagaaaaaaacggcgtccaagaagaaaagccgctatcttgggcctcccggcgatcagcatggccaggaaatctccaacaccgagaacccaactaccggaggtgctgcaaaacaaccatccaaggtgtcaccaccacacggcggactggcgaaacagtcgacagaaacgcgcggtgataccagggcctgggtcaaagcagtcaaaaatggccaccag